A genomic segment from Segniliparus rotundus DSM 44985 encodes:
- a CDS encoding LysE family translocator gives MSQGGLLALAGVWAVGLLSPGPDVLLVANRGIAKGLSRALAAAAGVVAGIEVWILASLAGLDALLREFPHARAVLSALGGVCLMFLGWQSARSAKKPVPEEASVVEPEDSGWGADFLAGLMTNLGNPKALVFFGALLVRFVPKEGGLAGQFAVWAVMTAMACAWFSALAVLLSQRSLRTSLMARMRRVHFVTGVVFLCLGALMVGEACAGRA, from the coding sequence ATGAGCCAGGGCGGCCTGCTTGCGCTGGCCGGGGTGTGGGCGGTCGGTCTTCTCTCGCCCGGCCCGGACGTCCTCCTCGTCGCGAACAGGGGCATCGCGAAAGGGCTCTCCCGAGCCTTGGCCGCCGCGGCGGGTGTCGTTGCGGGGATCGAGGTCTGGATTCTCGCATCATTGGCCGGCCTGGACGCTTTGCTGCGCGAGTTCCCGCATGCCCGCGCTGTTTTGTCCGCGCTGGGCGGTGTGTGTCTCATGTTCCTCGGCTGGCAGTCGGCGCGGTCGGCGAAGAAGCCCGTGCCCGAAGAGGCCAGCGTGGTCGAGCCTGAGGATTCGGGGTGGGGAGCGGATTTCCTCGCCGGGCTGATGACCAATTTGGGCAATCCCAAAGCGTTGGTCTTCTTCGGAGCCCTGCTCGTGCGTTTCGTGCCGAAGGAGGGCGGGTTGGCCGGGCAGTTCGCGGTGTGGGCGGTGATGACAGCGATGGCATGCGCGTGGTTCAGCGCGCTCGCGGTGTTGTTGTCCCAGAGGTCTTTGCGGACCAGCCTCATGGCACGGATGCGCCGTGTGCACTTTGTGACGGGCGTTGTCTTTCTGTGCCTCGGCGCGCTCATGGTCGGCGAAGCCTGCGCGGGGCGCGCGTGA
- a CDS encoding DinB family protein — protein sequence MKAALREYLQIAREAVLWKLDGLSEYDARRPLTPTATNLLGLVKHLASVEFGYFGLVFGRPPQEDVPWWSDEAHPNDDMWATADETRQDIVALYRRAWAWAEATIEDKQLSDRGRVPWWPPERAEPTLHTVLVHVVAETNRHAGHADIVREIIDGAAGHRAGNDSLAPGGPAWWSQYRDKLERVAQQAGTLR from the coding sequence ATGAAAGCAGCACTGCGCGAATATCTGCAGATTGCTCGCGAGGCGGTGCTGTGGAAGCTCGACGGGCTCTCGGAGTACGACGCGCGCAGGCCTCTCACTCCGACGGCGACGAACCTGCTCGGCCTTGTCAAGCATCTGGCCAGTGTCGAGTTCGGGTATTTCGGCCTGGTCTTCGGCAGGCCGCCGCAGGAGGATGTGCCGTGGTGGTCGGACGAGGCGCACCCCAATGACGACATGTGGGCGACGGCCGACGAGACGCGCCAGGACATCGTCGCGCTCTACCGCAGAGCGTGGGCTTGGGCGGAAGCCACCATCGAGGACAAGCAGCTTTCGGACCGAGGCCGAGTGCCGTGGTGGCCCCCGGAACGCGCCGAGCCGACACTGCACACCGTTCTGGTCCATGTGGTCGCGGAGACGAACAGGCACGCTGGTCACGCCGATATTGTGCGTGAGATCATCGACGGGGCGGCAGGGCATCGGGCGGGCAACGACAGCCTTGCCCCGGGCGGTCCGGCGTGGTGGTCCCAGTATCGCGATAAGCTCGAACGCGTGGCACAACAGGCAGGTACTCTTCGGTGA